In Spirochaeta lutea, the following proteins share a genomic window:
- a CDS encoding PSP1 domain-containing protein — MEERCGPCASLSENQQKAVNCWLAKLDHTSEGFVLRPEDGIEFSRGVRIVVQSKYGLDIGTILGPAYCDRNNEESLTFVRIASEQDIKEYESFQEKEENAEEVFRKKVEEHNLEMKLVSAHYLLGEHKILFFFTSERRVDFRNLVRDLVGIFHARIELRQIGVRDESRMVGGRGVCGRCLCCNQVSDNLQPVSIKMAKIQSLSLNSTKISGPCGRLLCCLAYEYDVYQEERRGLPNEGQWLYSGEFRYRIGEVNILAKRLLVFSGDGRCISVPTSEVKYDTQKRQWMSIGLLE; from the coding sequence ATGGAAGAACGATGTGGTCCATGTGCTTCACTATCAGAGAATCAGCAAAAAGCAGTCAACTGTTGGCTTGCAAAGCTTGATCATACAAGTGAAGGGTTCGTATTGCGCCCCGAGGATGGGATAGAGTTTTCCCGGGGTGTTAGAATAGTTGTGCAAAGTAAATATGGTCTAGATATCGGTACGATTCTCGGCCCGGCTTACTGTGACCGAAACAACGAAGAATCCCTAACCTTTGTACGGATTGCTAGTGAACAGGATATTAAAGAGTATGAGTCTTTCCAAGAGAAAGAGGAGAATGCAGAAGAGGTATTTCGAAAGAAGGTTGAAGAACATAATCTAGAAATGAAGCTCGTCTCCGCGCATTATTTGTTGGGTGAGCATAAAATCTTATTCTTTTTTACCTCTGAACGGAGAGTTGATTTCAGGAATTTGGTGCGTGACCTCGTTGGTATTTTCCATGCGAGAATTGAACTTCGTCAGATTGGAGTCCGTGATGAGTCCAGGATGGTGGGGGGGCGCGGAGTGTGCGGGCGCTGTCTCTGCTGTAATCAGGTCTCGGATAATTTGCAGCCTGTATCTATCAAGATGGCAAAGATTCAAAGCTTGTCCCTCAACTCAACCAAAATTTCCGGCCCCTGTGGCAGATTGTTATGCTGTCTAGCCTACGAATACGATGTTTATCAAGAAGAGCGTCGAGGATTGCCGAATGAAGGGCAGTGGTTATACTCCGGGGAGTTTCGTTACCGAATAGGTGAGGTGAACATCCTTGCAAAACGATTACTCGTATTTAGCGGAGATGGAAGATGTATTTCTGTACCAACTTCGGAGGTGAAGTATGATACACAAAAGAGACAATGGATGAGCATCGGTTTATTGGAGTAG
- a CDS encoding ABC transporter ATP-binding protein: protein MKDSALFTRLLSYLRPYWKIATLALVSLIIATVAELFIPVLLQSAIDEDLYPQYDALTVPSERNAEDILRKIENAGRTSQQKMYNLGSHILIPRKDVELLAGWGDFSLAPDLSDGDQILRQVIPITLSEETEEIIELYGLQTIGTVSDNRGILLEALESLPEEAVTLLRRQDHINLRSKVFLLLGLLVINLLFTFGQVYFTAKSGQYVMKDLRIQLFSHVTKQRLGALQTIPVGTLVSRVTNDVETINELFTSVLTSLLKDISLMVGVVTTLLLMDRELGLITIATLPPVLVLTLLFRRKARSAYRNVRHWVSEVTRFLSEHIAGMSVIHAFVQEQWARSIFNKKNNSLLGANLSEMYVFSVFRPSVDFLSTLSTGASIFFGALLFLNGMVSLGILVAFVNLVGRFYQPVMDMSEKFTILQSALSGGERVFSFLDQKDEIQDSGTPINPSGIAGAIRFENVCFSYKPDEPVLKNLSFSVSPGQRIAVVGHTGAGKTTIANLMTRMWDIDSGTIWLDGVPLQNYQLSSLRRAIQPIQQDISLFNDTIRNNLLLGNTVDDATLWNILETVQAKDFIERLPHGLDTVLSEGATNLSTGQRQLLAFGRILVQDPRVIILDEATANIDSETELRIQQALNSLLQNRTSILIAHRLSTIKDADHILVLAKGSIAEEGTHESLLNQKGLYSNLYKLQFKE, encoded by the coding sequence ATGAAGGATTCCGCTCTCTTTACCCGACTACTATCCTATCTTAGGCCCTACTGGAAGATAGCTACTCTAGCTCTTGTTTCATTGATCATCGCGACCGTGGCGGAACTGTTTATCCCGGTCCTCCTTCAGTCCGCTATTGATGAGGATTTATATCCACAATACGATGCTCTTACGGTACCCAGTGAAAGAAATGCCGAAGATATTCTTAGAAAAATAGAGAATGCCGGTCGTACTTCTCAACAGAAAATGTACAATCTAGGGTCCCACATCCTTATACCCAGAAAAGATGTAGAATTACTGGCCGGTTGGGGTGATTTTTCTCTGGCCCCAGACCTCTCAGATGGCGACCAAATTCTGCGGCAGGTAATTCCTATTACATTATCCGAGGAAACCGAGGAAATAATAGAGCTGTATGGGTTACAAACAATTGGAACCGTCTCAGATAACCGTGGAATCTTGCTTGAAGCATTGGAATCCCTTCCGGAAGAAGCTGTAACACTATTACGGCGTCAGGACCATATAAATCTGAGGTCAAAGGTCTTCCTGTTATTGGGATTATTGGTAATCAATTTACTATTTACCTTCGGGCAGGTCTATTTTACCGCAAAGTCCGGGCAGTACGTCATGAAAGACCTCCGGATTCAGCTCTTTTCACATGTTACTAAACAACGCCTGGGGGCACTTCAAACCATCCCTGTGGGCACTCTTGTCAGCCGGGTTACCAATGATGTCGAGACGATCAATGAATTATTCACCTCGGTCCTGACCAGTCTGCTAAAGGATATTTCGTTGATGGTGGGGGTTGTTACGACCCTACTCCTTATGGACCGAGAGCTTGGCCTTATTACAATTGCTACTCTGCCACCGGTTCTGGTATTAACCCTACTTTTTCGTCGGAAGGCTCGATCCGCCTACCGGAATGTTCGACATTGGGTCTCCGAGGTCACCCGGTTTTTATCGGAGCATATCGCCGGAATGTCCGTAATTCACGCGTTCGTACAGGAGCAATGGGCACGGTCAATCTTTAATAAAAAGAACAACTCCCTGCTTGGTGCAAACCTGTCAGAGATGTATGTATTTTCAGTATTCCGTCCATCGGTAGATTTTCTTTCAACCCTCTCCACTGGTGCCAGCATCTTTTTTGGAGCGCTGCTATTTCTCAACGGCATGGTCAGCCTGGGAATATTAGTCGCCTTTGTTAATCTTGTTGGCCGGTTTTACCAGCCCGTGATGGATATGTCAGAAAAATTCACCATTCTTCAATCAGCGTTATCCGGGGGAGAACGGGTATTCAGCTTCCTGGATCAAAAAGATGAGATTCAGGACTCCGGTACACCCATAAACCCTTCAGGAATCGCGGGGGCAATACGCTTCGAAAACGTCTGCTTCTCCTATAAGCCTGATGAACCTGTGCTGAAAAACCTAAGCTTTTCCGTATCCCCCGGTCAACGGATTGCAGTGGTGGGGCACACCGGTGCGGGAAAAACCACCATTGCAAACCTGATGACCAGGATGTGGGATATAGATTCCGGAACAATCTGGCTTGACGGTGTTCCTCTGCAAAACTACCAACTTTCATCGCTACGCAGAGCCATCCAGCCGATTCAGCAAGATATCAGCCTGTTTAACGATACCATTAGAAATAATCTCCTACTGGGAAATACGGTGGACGACGCGACCCTCTGGAACATCCTTGAGACGGTACAAGCAAAGGATTTCATCGAAAGGCTCCCTCATGGACTCGACACGGTTCTCAGCGAAGGAGCAACAAATCTCTCAACCGGTCAGCGGCAACTCCTGGCATTCGGCCGTATCCTGGTTCAGGATCCACGAGTGATTATCCTAGACGAAGCCACTGCTAACATTGATTCAGAGACCGAACTCCGCATCCAACAGGCCCTGAACTCCCTTTTGCAGAACCGAACCAGCATACTCATCGCTCACCGGCTATCAACTATTAAGGATGCTGATCATATTCTTGTTCTCGCCAAGGGCTCCATAGCCGAGGAAGGAACGCATGAGTCGCTTCTGAACCAAAAAGGCCTATACAGTAATTTGTATAAACTACAGTTTAAGGAGTAA